The Streptomyces sp. NBC_00435 nucleotide sequence GGCCAGCGCCGCGACCTGGGCCACGTTGGAGACGTTGGAGGTGGCGTGCGACTGCAGGTTCGTCGCGGCCTTGACCACGTCCTTCGGGCCGATGACCCAGCCCACGCGCCAGCCCGTCATGGCGTACGTCTTGGCGACGCCGTTGACGACGATGCACTTGTCGGCCAGCTCGGGAACGATCGCCGGGAGCGAGACGAACTTCGCGTCGCCGTAGACCAGGTGCTCGTAGATCTCGTCGGTCAGGACCCACAGACCGTGCTCGACGGCCCAGCGGCCGATCGCCTCGGCGTCGGCCTCGGAGTAGACGGCGCCGGTCGGGTTCGACGGGGAGACGAACAGGACGACCTTCGTGCGCTCGGTGCGGGCCGCCTCGAGCTGCTCGACGGAGACGCGGTAGCCGGTGGTCTCGTCGGCGACGACCTCGACCGGGACACCGCCGGCCAGCCGGATCGACTCCGGGTACGTGGTCCAGTACGGGGCCGGGACGATGACCTCGTCGCCCGGGTCCAGGATGGCCGCGAACGCCTCGTAGATCGCCTGCTTGCCACCGTTGGTCACCAGGACCTGGGACGCGTCAACCTCGTAGCCTGAGTCACGCAGCGTCTTCGCGGCGATGGCGGCCTTCAGCTCGGGCAGGCCGCCGGCCGGCGTGTAGCGGTGGTACTTCGGGTTGCGGCAGGCCTCGACCGCGGCGTCGACGATGTAGTCCGGGGTGGGGAAGTCGGGCTCGCCCGCTCCGAAACCGATCACCGGACGCCCGGCGGCCTTGAGGGCCTTGGCCTTGGCGTCCACGGCGAGGGTGGCGGATTCGGAGATGGCACCGATGCGGGCGGATACGCGGCGCTCGGCGGAAGGCGTTTCAGAGGTCATGCGGCCAATCGTCCCAGACGCCAAACGAGCGCCGCAGGCCGTTTCAGCTACCGGACGCGCACTCTCCGGATGGCGCTGTTCGACGTCAGGGCCCGGACCACGTACACTCAACCGTCGTTGGACCTCGCCAACCGCTGCAGAGCGTGAGCACTCCGAGCACTCGCTCGGATGCGGTAGGTTGAGGGACGCAAAGGGTCGTAGCTCAATTGGTAGAGCACTGGTCTCCAAAACCAGCGGTTGGGGGTTCGAGTCCCTCCGGCCCTGCTCCACACTCCATTTCTCGGATGTGTGCGCAGGTACGTACTTCGATGCAATGCCGTGCGGCGCAACCGGGCGCGGCTACGGCCACGACCCGGATTCAGGTGAGAGACGTGACGGACGCCCTGGGCTCCATCGACATGCCTGACGCCGAGGACGACACTCGCGAGAAGAAGGCCCGCAAGGGCGGCAAGCGCGGCAAGAAGGGCCCTCTGGGTCGTCTCGCGCTCTTCTACCGCCAGATTGTCGCGGAACTCCGCAAGGTTGTCTGGCCCACCCGTAATCAACTCACGACGTACACCTCCGTGGTGATTGTCTTCGTCGTCATCATGATCGGTCTCGTGACCGTGATTGACTACGGGTTCCAGGAAGCCATCAAGTTCGTCTTCGGCTGATCCCCGCGGAGGGCGGCGCCTTGATGGCTGCCGCCCGTTTTCGCATGTTCGACCACCTTTTGTATCCAGGAAGAAGCAGCCACCGTGTCTGACCCGAACCTGAACGTGAGCCGCGACTCCGTCGAGTCCGTCGAGGACGAGCTCGACATCGTCGAGGCTGCAGACGCCGTGGACCCCGATGAGGCCGAGCTCGCCGACGCCGAGGCGGGTGTCGCCGCCGAAGAGGCCGCGCTGCACGTCGAGGAAGAGGTCGACGCCGAGGCCGAGGACGACGCCGAAGCCGAAGAGGCGGACGACGACTCCGACGAGGACGAGACCGTCGAGGACGAGACCGACGACGAGGCCTCCGACGAAGAGGCTTCTGACGAAGAGGCCTCCGACGAGGACGACGACGTAGAGGCCGAGGCCGACGTAGAGGCCGAGGAGGCCGTAGAGGCCGAGCCCGCCGAGCCCGTCGACCCCATCCAGGCCCTGCGCGACGAGCTGCGCCTCCTGCCCGGCGAGTGGTACGTCATCCACACCTACGCCGGCTACGAGAAGCGGGTGAAGGCCAACCTCGAGCAGCGTGCCGTCTCGCTGAACGTCGAGGACTTCATCTACCAGGCCGAGGTGCCCGAGGAAGAGATCGTCCAGATCAAGAACGGCGAGCGCAAGAACGTCCGGCAGAACAAGCTGCCCGGTTACGTTCTCGTCCGCATGGATCTGACGAACGAGTCCTGGGGCGTCGTCCGCAACACCCCCGGCGTCACCGGCTTCGTGGGCAACGCCTACGACCCGTACCCGCTGACCCTGGACGAGATCGTCAAGATGCTCGCTCCCGAGGCGCAGGAGAAGGCCGCCAAGCTGGCGGCGGAAGAGGCCGGTCTGCCGGCACCCTCCGTCAAGCGCACCATCGAGGTCCTGGACTTCGAGGTCGGCGACTCGGTCACCGTCACCGACGGACCGTTCGCGACGCTGCAGGCGACCATCAACGAGATCAACCCGGACTCGAAGAAGGTCAAGGGTCTCGTCGAGATCTTCGGCCGCGAGACCCCGGTCGAGCTCAGCTTCGACCAGATCCAGAAGAACTGATCCCTCGGTCCTCAGGTCTCTGACTCACCGCTTCCGGACAGGTCAGATTGCCCCCTTGCGGGCGGTCTGACCTGCTCGGTTTTCAGCCCCGCGCCGATACCCGTTATCGTGGTGCGGTATGCCTCCATCCGGATGACCGGATTGGCGGCGAAAACTCTCACTAGGACCCGGAGAGAGCAATGCCTCCCAAGAAGAAGAAGATCACGGGGCTTATCAAGCTCCAGATCAAGGCCGGTGCGGCCAACCCGGCTCCGCCGGTCGGCCCCGCGCTCGGTCAGCACGGCGTCAACATCATGGAGTTCTGCAAGGCCTACAACGCCGCGACCGAGTCGCAGCGTGGCATGGTCGTGCCGGTGGAGATCACGGTCTACGACGACCGTTCCTTCACCTTCATCACCAAGACTCCGCCGGCCGCGCGCCTCATCCTGAAGAGCGCGGGCGTGGAGAAGGGCTCCGGCGAGCCGCACAAGACCAAGGTCGCGAAGCTTACGCGTGACCAGGTCCGCGAGATCGCCACGCTGAAGATGCCTGACCTGAACGCCAACGACATCGACGCGGCCGAGAAGATCATCGCCGGCACCGCGCGTTCGATGGGCATCACGGTCGAAGGCTGATCCAGCCACCCCAGCACCACAGTGGTAGGGCCAAGCGCTGGTCCGCACCACGACTCCACGCCTGACACAACACAGGAGCAGAAGTGAAGCGCAGCAAGACTCTCCGCGCTGCGGACGCCAAGATCGACCGGGAGAAGCAGTACGCCCCGCTCGAGGCCGTCCGTCTCGCCAAGGAGACCTCCGCGACCAAGTTCGACAGCACCGTCGAGGTCGCCTTCCGCCTGGGTGTAGACCCGCGCAAGGCCGACCAGATGGTTCGCGGCACCGTGAACCTCCCGCACGGCACCGGCAAGACCGCCCGGGTCCTGGTCTTCGCGACCGGTGACCGTGCTGCGGCCGCGGAAGCCGCCGGCGCCGACATTGTCGGCGACGACGAGCTCATCAACGAGATCGCCAAGGGCAACCGCCTGAACGAGTTCGACGCCGTTGTGGCCACCCCGGACCTCATGGGCAAGGTCGGCCGCCTCGGCCGCGTGCTCGGTCCCCGTGGCCTGATGCCGAACCCGAAGACCGGCACCGTCACGATGGACGTCGCGAAGGCTGTCACCGAGATCAAGGGTGGCAAGATCGAGTTCCGCGTCGACAAGCACTCGAACCTGCACTTCATCATCGGTAAGGTCTCCTTCTCCGATGAGCAGCTGGTCGAGAACTACGGCGCGGCCCTGGACGAGATCCTTCGTCTGAAGCCGTCCGCCGCGAAGGGCCGCTACATCAAGAAGGCCGCCCTCAGCACCACCATGGGCCCCGGCATCGCGCTGGACTCCAACCGCACCCGGAACCTCCTCGTCGAGGAAGACCCGGCTGCTGTCTGATCGGCACGGGGCCTCCGGGCCCTGAGCCTCAGGGCTCGCTGAAACGGCCTGAACGGGCCCCTCGCACCCCTTCACGGGTGCGGGGGGCCCGTTTCCGTACCCAGGGCCGCAGGGGCCGCAAACCCCGGGCCGTGACCGATTTGCTCGGCGAGGCACCCTTCACGTACTCTCGTCGAGAAGCCAAAGACCGCTGGTCGTTGCCGTGCCCGCAAGGGTGTGGTGGCCGAAGGATCCGCTGACTGCGGACGTCCTGCGCAGGTGTTCAAGGAAAGTTCCCGGAACTCGTTCTGGTTGAGCTACGCCCTGGCGCCTGCGCCGGGGCGTTTCGTATTTAGCCCCTTCTGAGCGGTCCTCATCACCCGGAAGGAGGCCGACGCACTATGCCGACGCCCAACAAGGCTGCCGCGGTAGCCGAGCTCACGGACCAGTTCCGCGACTCGAACGCCGCCGTGCTGACCGAGTACCGGGGTCTCACCGTCGCGCAGCTCAAGACGCTGCGTCGCTCTCTCGGTGAGAACGCCCAGTACGCCGTGG carries:
- the rplK gene encoding 50S ribosomal protein L11 encodes the protein MPPKKKKITGLIKLQIKAGAANPAPPVGPALGQHGVNIMEFCKAYNAATESQRGMVVPVEITVYDDRSFTFITKTPPAARLILKSAGVEKGSGEPHKTKVAKLTRDQVREIATLKMPDLNANDIDAAEKIIAGTARSMGITVEG
- a CDS encoding pyridoxal phosphate-dependent aminotransferase; the protein is MTSETPSAERRVSARIGAISESATLAVDAKAKALKAAGRPVIGFGAGEPDFPTPDYIVDAAVEACRNPKYHRYTPAGGLPELKAAIAAKTLRDSGYEVDASQVLVTNGGKQAIYEAFAAILDPGDEVIVPAPYWTTYPESIRLAGGVPVEVVADETTGYRVSVEQLEAARTERTKVVLFVSPSNPTGAVYSEADAEAIGRWAVEHGLWVLTDEIYEHLVYGDAKFVSLPAIVPELADKCIVVNGVAKTYAMTGWRVGWVIGPKDVVKAATNLQSHATSNVSNVAQVAALAAVSGNLDAVHEMRTAFDRRRQTMVRMLNEIDGVFCPTPEGAFYVYPAVKDVLGKEIRGRRPQTSVELAALILDEAEVAVVPGEAFGTPGYLRLSYALGDEDLVEGVSRIQKLLAEAKA
- the secE gene encoding preprotein translocase subunit SecE, which codes for MTDALGSIDMPDAEDDTREKKARKGGKRGKKGPLGRLALFYRQIVAELRKVVWPTRNQLTTYTSVVIVFVVIMIGLVTVIDYGFQEAIKFVFG
- the nusG gene encoding transcription termination/antitermination protein NusG is translated as MSDPNLNVSRDSVESVEDELDIVEAADAVDPDEAELADAEAGVAAEEAALHVEEEVDAEAEDDAEAEEADDDSDEDETVEDETDDEASDEEASDEEASDEDDDVEAEADVEAEEAVEAEPAEPVDPIQALRDELRLLPGEWYVIHTYAGYEKRVKANLEQRAVSLNVEDFIYQAEVPEEEIVQIKNGERKNVRQNKLPGYVLVRMDLTNESWGVVRNTPGVTGFVGNAYDPYPLTLDEIVKMLAPEAQEKAAKLAAEEAGLPAPSVKRTIEVLDFEVGDSVTVTDGPFATLQATINEINPDSKKVKGLVEIFGRETPVELSFDQIQKN
- the rplA gene encoding 50S ribosomal protein L1; the encoded protein is MKRSKTLRAADAKIDREKQYAPLEAVRLAKETSATKFDSTVEVAFRLGVDPRKADQMVRGTVNLPHGTGKTARVLVFATGDRAAAAEAAGADIVGDDELINEIAKGNRLNEFDAVVATPDLMGKVGRLGRVLGPRGLMPNPKTGTVTMDVAKAVTEIKGGKIEFRVDKHSNLHFIIGKVSFSDEQLVENYGAALDEILRLKPSAAKGRYIKKAALSTTMGPGIALDSNRTRNLLVEEDPAAV